From Agrobacterium tumefaciens, a single genomic window includes:
- a CDS encoding hydroxymethylglutaryl-CoA lyase: MGWPAAVKIVEVGPRDGLQNEPALVPASVKIELIERLAAAGLTVVEAGAFVSPRLVPQMADSRDVYHGLRPRPGVAYPALVANMKGLVAAIEAGVQEIAVFVSASEGFSQHNIACSRAESLIRLREVVETAHKWNFKIRGYVSCIAGCPYDGAVPPENVVAMTDALLAMGCNEISLGDTIGVGTAGQIRTIIDRVATYAARDKLAMHFHDTYGQGLANVLASLEEGISVFDASVAGLGGCPFAPGASGNVATEDLLYLLQGLGIETGVDLMTIAKTGDWISRNLGRANAAKAGKALLAAGIRGDTDGG, encoded by the coding sequence ATGGGATGGCCAGCCGCAGTCAAAATCGTCGAGGTCGGTCCGCGTGATGGGCTGCAAAACGAACCCGCATTGGTCCCAGCCTCTGTGAAGATAGAGTTGATAGAACGTCTTGCGGCGGCAGGATTGACCGTCGTGGAAGCGGGGGCATTCGTTTCACCCAGATTGGTTCCCCAAATGGCAGATAGCCGTGATGTCTATCATGGGCTGAGACCGCGCCCCGGTGTCGCCTACCCGGCGCTTGTTGCCAACATGAAAGGCCTTGTGGCGGCGATCGAAGCTGGAGTTCAGGAGATTGCTGTTTTCGTGTCCGCGTCTGAAGGTTTCAGCCAGCACAACATCGCCTGCTCTCGCGCTGAAAGCCTGATCCGATTGCGTGAAGTCGTGGAGACGGCGCACAAGTGGAACTTCAAAATACGAGGCTACGTATCCTGCATCGCTGGCTGCCCATATGATGGCGCTGTGCCACCCGAGAATGTCGTGGCGATGACTGATGCACTTCTGGCCATGGGATGTAACGAAATATCGCTCGGTGACACGATTGGCGTGGGTACGGCAGGCCAGATCCGAACGATCATAGACCGGGTGGCGACCTACGCTGCGCGCGACAAACTCGCGATGCATTTCCACGACACCTACGGTCAGGGACTGGCGAATGTGTTGGCATCGCTTGAGGAAGGAATCTCGGTCTTTGATGCCTCTGTCGCTGGCCTCGGTGGTTGCCCATTTGCACCTGGCGCAAGCGGAAACGTTGCGACTGAAGATCTTCTCTACCTGCTACAGGGCCTCGGCATCGAAACAGGCGTCGATCTGATGACGATCGCAAAAACCGGGGACTGGATCAGCCGCAACCTAGGACGGGCAAATGCCGCCAAGGCGGGAAAAGCGCTGCTCGCGGCAGGTATTCGAGGAGACACCGATGGCGGATGA
- a CDS encoding enoyl-CoA hydratase produces MADELLVDNRGDVLWLTLNRPQVHNALNVAMTEALANAINQASGDNSLRAVVITASGEWSFCSGADLKENAGGMFLTQSGTNPIADVIRAIENCDKVVIVRIGGNVLAGGIGIVAACDLAYAADHAEFGLPEVRVGLFPVMVAAKLLERIPLRRLQEMAYLGQPISATEARECGLINDCVSLRDLDDAVEDALTLLRQNSPEALSAGKRAMSQLRDMATDERFAFAERTIAAISKSADAIEGRSAFAEKRKPQWLKSPKI; encoded by the coding sequence ATGGCGGATGAATTGCTGGTAGATAACCGCGGCGACGTTCTCTGGCTGACGTTGAACCGGCCACAGGTTCACAACGCCCTGAATGTAGCGATGACCGAGGCTTTGGCGAACGCAATCAATCAGGCGTCTGGCGACAATTCATTGCGCGCCGTTGTAATAACAGCCAGTGGCGAATGGAGCTTCTGCTCCGGGGCCGATCTCAAGGAAAATGCAGGTGGGATGTTCCTCACGCAATCCGGCACGAACCCGATAGCAGACGTCATCCGTGCCATAGAAAACTGCGACAAAGTCGTCATCGTACGCATTGGCGGTAATGTTTTGGCGGGCGGTATCGGCATTGTTGCCGCCTGCGACCTCGCCTACGCAGCCGACCATGCAGAATTTGGGTTACCTGAGGTGCGTGTGGGGCTCTTTCCGGTGATGGTGGCGGCCAAACTTCTGGAAAGAATACCACTTCGGCGACTTCAGGAGATGGCTTATCTGGGGCAGCCAATCAGCGCGACCGAGGCCAGGGAATGCGGTTTGATCAACGACTGTGTTTCCCTCAGAGACCTTGATGACGCTGTTGAGGACGCACTCACTCTGTTGCGACAAAATTCACCGGAGGCGCTTTCTGCAGGCAAACGGGCAATGTCGCAGCTGCGCGACATGGCGACCGACGAGCGGTTCGCTTTTGCGGAGCGGACAATCGCCGCCATCAGCAAAAGCGCGGATGCGATCGAAGGCAGGTCAGCTTTTGCCGAAAAAAGAAAACCGCAGTGGCTCAAATCACCCAAGATATGA